In one Culex quinquefasciatus strain JHB chromosome 2, VPISU_Cqui_1.0_pri_paternal, whole genome shotgun sequence genomic region, the following are encoded:
- the LOC6043280 gene encoding luciferin sulfotransferase, producing MFDFKPLEFDEADSLGCPGAPTFVEVQLKDSPEDTKPCVLPAKFVDYADRIRNFQVYEDDVWIVTFPKCGTTWTQEMVWLIDHDLDYDTAKQVNLNSRSVFFELGAVGHNIPVDTVTTVENLPRPRHIKSHLPLPLLPQQLWTVKPRIVYVSRNPKDVAVSYLHHYQMIMGFRGTKDTFLRQLAADKVMYCPQVQHVLEFWRVREDRNVLFLSYERMKRDLRSVVAQVCQFFGKEFTDEQLDTLAEHLSFDQMKKNPSTNNVQMTQNAMRMNGRAGENFEFMRKGQIGDHKNELSEEFIKLFDEYIERELSGSDFQFDT from the exons atgtttgactTTAAACCTTTAGAATTTGACGAGGCCGACTCGCTCGGCTGCCCTGGAGCTCCCACATTCGTCGAAGTCCAGCTGAAAGACTCCCCAGAGGACACAAAACCCTGCGTCCTGCCAGCAAAGTTCGTCGACTACGCCGACCGAATCCGCAACTTCCAAGTGTACGAAGATGACGTTTGGATCGTGACCTTCCCCAAGTGTGGCACAACGTGGACGCAGGAAATGGTTTGGCTGATTGACCACGACTTGGACTACGACACGGCGAAGCAAGTCAACCTAAACTCGCGATCGGTGTTTTTCGA ACTCGGTGCCGTGGGTCACAACATCCCCGTGGACACCGTCACCACGGTTGAAAACTTGCCCCGACCTCGCCACATCAAGTCCCACCTTCCCCTTCCGCTGCTCCCCCAGCAGCTGTGGACCGTAAAGCCTCGCATTGTGTACGTCTCGCGTAACCCAAAGGACGTGGCAGTTTCGTACCTGCATCACTACCAAATGATCATGGGATTCCGCGGGACCAAGGACACCTTTCTGCGCCAGCTGGCGGCCGACAAGGTCATGTACTGTCCGCAGGTTCAGCACGTGCTCGAGTTTTGGCGCGTCCGCGAGGACAGGAACGTTTTGTTTCTCTCGTACGAGCGCATGAAGCGGGACTTGAGAAGTGTGGTGGCGCAAGTGTGTCAATTTTTTGGCAAGGAGTTCACCGATGAACAGTTGGATACCCTGGCTGAGCACTTGTCGTTTGATCAGATGAAGA AAAATCCTTCGACAAACAATGTTCAAATGACCCAAAATGCCATGCGGATGAATGGAAGAGCtggtgaaaactttga GTTCATGCGAAAGGGGCAGATTGGAGAccataaaaatgaactttctgaGGAGTTCATCAAACTTTTCGATGAATACATTGAACGCGAACTGAGTGGATCCGACTTTCAGTTTGATACTTGA